The Wolbachia endosymbiont of Oedothorax gibbosus region TTGGTTTAGGTCCTCGCCCTGGCTGTATTGCAAACCCAATAACACCTTTTTCTTTAAATCTTGCAATCCATTTCATTAATGTCGTTCTCGTAATTCTATATATTTTAGCAACTTTTGAGATACCATACTCCTTTGCTGATATTATTGCTTGTAACCTTCTTCCTATCTCTCCTCTTATTCCATATTTTTTTAATTCTAACTTGCATTGATTATATAGTTCTTCTCCTATTGCTTTACTTTTTCCTGCCATAAACTACATATTTATTCTTTCTAGCCTCAATTATTTGTAGTTTTTACTATTTGTCTATCTATTAGTGGAGATTGGTATCACCAACCTCGCTCTCAACAGAAAGAGAACTTCTACGCGAACCAGGAGAGGAATACCCACTGCTGCTTGGTGTAGGTGACTGTTGTGGATCTTTTGTAAATATTTCCTCTGCTGGTGCTTGCTGATCGTCCACGCTCTTATCCATGTCAGTAAAAGCTTGATATAGAGTTTTTCCATTGATAAAAACTTCTTTGTTTTGTTCAACTAACTTTGATACCTCTTCTGAGATCGTTATTCCTCCAAATTTTGGTTCATTAACTACCCTTTTTATGCCACTGGAATCTACTTCCACAGTCATGCTACAACTTATGCTATTGCCTTTAGAATCCTTAGCCTGCCAGTTAATGGTCATGTCACATGAGGTTGAGCCAGTAAAATCATAGTGCCTTTCGCTGCCTTTTTTGGTCGCAGTTATTTGACTATCTTCCCCTAAAGATATGTTATAAACCTTACCTTCACTGCTGGCCCTTAAAATATTGCTAATTTCTATTGGTTTTTCTTCATTTTCAAATCTAATTTTGAAGTCATTATCTGTTGTTGAATACGCTAAGAAATTTTGACTAGGCAGAGACGACTTAAGTTCTTTATGCATTGCGTCTATTGATTGCTCAAATTTTTGGAACTCCTTTTCCCACTTTAAATTTATCTGTCCTGTAATGTCCTCATCTTTGCGTAAAGGACCAATAAAGTACCAGATTAAGTTTTTTTCCCCCAATTGTTTTATAGTCTCCTGAAAGCTGCTGCAAGATTCAATGACACTTAAAATATCATTTTTCTTCTGTTCATCTACATCTAAACTTTGACTTTCAGCTATAAATACATTTTCGTTTTCCTGCGGCATAATTTTACATCTTTAAAAGGTATACTATAATATTAACAGATTTTTTTAAAAAGTCAACTAATCGTTGAGTAAATAAACTTGAGCACTTGTCCATTATGTTATATAGTAATTACTCCTTAAGCAATGCAGTATGGACAATACCATTATAAGAAAATACGATATTAGAGGTATAGTAGGCAAAGATTTGCAGATTAATGATGGGTACGAGGTAGGTAGAAAGTTTGGCCAAACCGTAGCTAGTGTTTGTGTCGGCTACGACAGCAGAATAGATTCACCGAGCATAGAAAGAGAATTAATTAGGGGCTTAACTTTATCTGGAGCAAATGTTATACGCATTGGACTGTGCTCTTCACCTATGCTCTACGCTGCAACGCAAATCACACAGGCGGATCTTGGTATCATAATAACTGCCTCTCATAACCCCAGCGAATATAATGGCTTTAAATTTTTTAGTAATAAAAAAGTCTTCTCAGATCAAGAAACAAAGGAAATTATAAGCAATCCAATTAAAGACAGTACAAGAATTGGAAGCTTAATTAACATAAATATATATAGTGAGTACATTAGCATATTGAAAAGTGCAGTGAAGAATAATACTACACAGAAATTAAAAATAGCCTGGGATTGTGGAAATAGTCCAGCAAGTGGAATTATAAGGTATATTGAAAAGATCTTGCCTGGTCATACGCACATCGTAACCAATAACTCTATAGATGGGGCATTTCCACTGCATGATCCAGATCCCATAGAGGAAAAAAATCTTGCTCAATTAATTGATATTGTAAAGGAATATGAATGTGATCTTGGCATTGCGCTAGATGGCGATAGCGATAGGGTGCGCTTAATTGATGATAAAGGCAACGTTGTTTCCAATGACCATTTATTTATGATCTTTGCACGTGAAGTGTTAGAGGAGTATCCAGAAAGCAAAGTTATTGCCAATGTAAAAATGAGTATGAAGGTGCATGATTTTGTTAGTAAGTTAGGAGGGCAAGTTATTACCTGCGCTACTGGACATTCACTAGTTAAGAAAAAGATGGTAGAGGAAGAGGCAAAATTTGCCGGTGAATTAAGCGGGCACTTTTTCTTTTCTGAGCTAGGGTTTGATGATGGGCTATATTCTGCTGTTAAAGCAGTTGACATTTTGCTTAAGAAAAACCAAAGCCTATCTCAGGTAATTGAGGATTTACCGAAGTTATATATCACTCATGAAGTAAAGATTGTAGTGAAAGATGAGAAAAAATTTCAAATAATTGAATCAATAAAGAAAACACTGGAGAAGCAAAATATTGTATTTTCAGATCTTGACGGTGTTAAGGTAAGCGATAACGATAATAAAGGTTGGTGGCTCCTTAGAGCATCAAATACACAAAACTGCATTACAGCAAGATGCGAAGGAGAAACTTTAGAAGGTTTTGAACTTACTAAAAAGGTTCTATTCCATTATATTGATGAAGCAAGGTCTTTAAATTGTAACTACTTACAGAAATAAACTTGATTTATAAAATTGGCATAAAAGCATAAAGATAAATAGGCTAAATGTACTTATCACTAGTCAATCTGGCACATATGGCTTTTTGAGCACTCCCGATGAACATATTTATAAATGGATATTTACTCTTCTTTGTTATTTTTAGGTTTTTCTTGATCAACCACTTCCCCGCCGATCTCTTTTATTTTTAGTATCAACGATTCTGGTACATACATGTCAATTACTTCTTCTGCTGTCACAAATAAAACCTGATAAGAGTGTGAGTTTATTATCCAATTAGGTAATATTTCTTCTGCTTTTATTTCAAAATACTTCTCTTTTTTGCCATATTCTTCTTTGTCATATACTGTGTAACAATATAAGTACACAGCAAAAAATAGTACGTAAGAGAGCAATATTCCTTTAAGTACTCCGAGAGAGATTCCAGTAACTCTATCGATAAATCCCAACCTTATGGGTGATAATACGTACATTAACCAGTTATTTATTATCATCAATATAATATTAAGTATAATAAATACAGAGATTGTAGAAAGTATGTTTAGTGTAACTTTAGAATCACAATATTTACTATAATTTGGAGTGAAAAAATCATAGTGATTAGCTGTCAGAAAAATTGATAAAAATAGAAACATTAGTGCGCATAGCTCTTTTATAAAGCCTCTAGTTACCGAGATTATTACGCATAGAACAACAATGAAGATAATTATACTATCAAAAAGCATGTTTTATATCTATATGGTTTTCAAGATATAATAGTTGTAAATAACAAAGTTGTAAAATTAATTGTATTTATGCTGCATCAATTGATCTAAATACCTAGTGATCATATCAATTTCTAAATTCAGATAATCATTTACTTTGTTATACTGAAGAGTTGTATTTTCCCATGTGTAGGGAATTATATTTACTGTAAATTCCTGATTAATAACTGAGTTCACTGTGAGAGAAACTCCATCTAGTGTAACGGAGCCTTTTTTTGCAATAAATTTAATTAATTCTTGTGGGCATGATAGCTTGATTTCATGAGAATCTAAATTTTGTTCAATTGTTAAAATTTTTACTATCCCATCAACATGACTCTGAACTAGATGGCCATCGATTCTGTCGCTTAGCCTCATTGCTTGTTCGAGATTTATTTTTTTGCCTATCTTCCACGTATTTAAGTTAGAAACCTTTATAGTTTCTTGAGACGTTTGGACTATAAATATATCGCTCATTATCTCAACAACAGTTAAACACACACCAGAGCAAGCTATTGAATCTCCTTTATTTATAGAGGATAAATTTTGTGTTTTGATATGGAAAATTTGATCAGAGTTGGGGTGAGTGGTAGTATCAGTTATAGTTCCGATATCCGTAATAATCCCTTTAAACATATGGTGAAAATAAATAATTTTACCATGAAAAATTTTTTACAACAACTTATTTCTATTTTGTTATAGTTAAAGTAATTCTGGTTTACCGACAATTTAAAAAACGACAAATTCGTCATCCCGCTACGTGTTAGCGGGATCTAGAGATACCGCGAATGAATCGCGGTATGACGCAGGAAAACTGAGTCTGCACTAGCTATAGGTGCGAGAAAGGGGATCGTTTTCACTTACTTGCTTAATAGATTCTATAGAATACTCAGAATATATAAAGCGAGCTAAATTTAAAATACACAACGCAATTAATATTGGCAACCCTATGTTCAATGCTAACCCAATACTTTCTCTTTTTTCTGGTGGCACTAATCCTTTTAACATTGATACTTTTCCTAATGGAAAATGCCATAAGCAAAGTGTTGATGCAGATGCTACTATTATGAATAGACAAAAATAAGCCTTTTTTGAGGAAAATACAGTTTTTAACGGTGATTTGAGTGTAATGTTAGTAACCCCAGTTGCGGATTAATCAATATAGTAAAATCTAGAAATACAGGGCTTTTTAGGCTTCATGGAATATGAAACTAATGTGGAAAAGACGTGCACCAAGAAATTTATTGGAGACCTGTGCCTTGAATGCTCAAGCTCAAGTCTGTCTTTTAGGTAGCCAAAAACTGTTTCAATAATCGACCTTTTTCTTAAAAAAATCTTTTCTTCAAGTAGCATTAATGTGTTTTTCATACCTTTTTTTACTTTGGTAACGAGTTTTAGTCCTCTATCGAAGAGTTTTGCAAAGAGCTCTTTCTTTATATAGCCCTTATCACCAAACAAAAGACCAGTCAGTTTTTCAGTTAATTTTGGTACTGGTTTTCTGTCGTCAACGTTACCTTTAGTAAGTGTAACTCCTTGAATTTCACCTTTTTCATTAATTACCATATGCAATTTAAAACCAAAAAACCAGCCATATGTAGTCTTTCCAAGCTTTGCCAATCCTTTGAAAACTTTGTTTCTTGAGATTCTTTTTGGATGGCAAACAGCGATAGATGTTGCATCTATGTACGAAATCCCTGTCATTTTCGACTGCTCACATAGCCATTGCAAAAGTAATGCTAAATACCATAAAACCCTCGGTTTTAGCCTAATAAATCTACTATATGTTGGCAAATTTTGAAACTCAGATCCATATAGTGCTTTCAAATAATATGTATAGAAAGATTTAAAGTCCTCACATCTAGATTGTTGATAAAGTAAAATTATAGTAAGAATTTCAGAATGCGTAATCTCTGGCGTTCTGGTAGGTTTTTTACTGTTTGGCAGGAGTTTTTCTGCGAAATTTTTGTTTATAGCCTTGCAAAAATCGTCTACAAAGCAAAATAATTCTGTTACATTTTTATTCATGGGTAACCTCTCTACTTTTTGATAATATGTTTCCGGAGTTTACCCTATTTCCCTATCTTTTTCACTGACTTCTAATCCGCAACTGGGGTTTAGTAGGTGTAGCTTCATTTGTTGCTGGTGAAGGATCTTTAATTGGTAAAGGGTTTGTAGACTTATGAGGAGTGTTCTTATGTTGCGTAGGAGGTTGTTGTATATAAACACCTGAAACCAATTTAAGCAATTGCTCTTTTTTTCTATATACTTGTTTTTGTAAATATTCTTTACCTAAAAGTGAGTTATTAAGAGGTTGTGGCCTTTCGAGTATCTGTAATACTTCTGTTATTTCGCCTGGCTCTAATATAGCATGTAATTGTTTATCTTGAAAGTAAACAATATTGAATACTGAGCTGAAAATATTGCGAAATGTTTCTGGATCTTGATTTTTGTATCCACTCATCACTTCAATAAATATTTCATCGAGTTTTTTCCCTCTGCGCTCAATCTGGTTATCTATCATAGCTACTCTAGTATCATTTTGTGCTTGTTTTATGGCTAATTGTTTTTCTTCTTCTGATAGTTCTTGAGCTTGCTTTTTTGACTTCTTTTTCCTGTTGGCCTTAAAATACTCTGTGTGCGAAGTAGTTTGACCTACATTCTGTTCTGCTTCTTGAGGTATTGGATTTCCTATATTACCCCCTGTCACCCAAGTAGCTTGACTACTTGGATTCATGTTTCTTTTTTCCTGGTCAAGCGCTGGAATGATACCAAATGGTATATTGTTGCTCTGTATAGAAGGTTTTGATGTTCTTAAAAGGGATAACCTTATTACTTCATTAAAAAAATTAGATAAGGGAAGGAAGATTCTATATTTTGGTATATTAGCTTTTATTGCAGCAGTAACCACTGGAGCTTTACAATTTACTTTGCTTGCTATGTTAAAGCCAAACGAGCCTGTAAATGGTACAATTTGTCTATTTTGTGCGTTTTTTTGCTTAGTTTCACTTTGTTCTTGTCTGTCTTTATTTTCTGCTTCTTTTACTTGTAGTGTATCTTGACTCTGTTCCTCATTTTCAGTTTTTTCTGCATGTTTTAGCTTTTCATTTAAAAATGACCCTATTTGGTGCAAATTATCTAAGTTAATGTCTTTAACATTTGTCTGTAGTATGATTGTTATTCCTTGCAGAAAGATTTGAGGCGGAGCATTATTTACGAATTCTTCCACAGTTTTATCACTATTAGTTTTACAGTAGTTATTATATAATTCACTGCTTTCTTTTGGTACTTTTATGTTGACTGTAAAATTTTTTTCCCGAGAAAGGCAGATTTTAAAAAAATCAATTAAAGATTTTATTTTTGTATTAAAGGCGTCTTTATCTGTTACTGTTAGCTCAAATGAAAATTCTTGTATATTGCTTTCAATACTTCTTGAGCGAATGGTACTGATCTTAATTATTTTGCTAGAAAATGCTTTACTTATGTTTTTGGATCTTTCCTTAAAGAACTTAGGTAAATCCTCTATTTTGTACTTATTTTTAGTTTCAGTGTCACTGTTGTGCATGGTTGATACAGCAAATTCATCAACGTAAAAGTAAATAAAAAAAATTAATTAGTCAATAAATTAATAATTAGAATAGGACAGTTTTTAGATTGTTGATGCTATTCAAGATTTTACTATAATTAAAGTTTAAATCAGCATTTTTGAGATGAATAAAGAGTTATTAGATGACATACCTTCACTTGAGGATAAAGCAATTTCCGAAATTGAAAGTGCTTCTTCTTTGCAAGATTTAGAAAAAGCTAGGCTATTATATTTGGGAAAGAAAGGTGTAGTTAGAGCTTATTTTG contains the following coding sequences:
- a CDS encoding phosphomannomutase/phosphoglucomutase, whose translation is MDNTIIRKYDIRGIVGKDLQINDGYEVGRKFGQTVASVCVGYDSRIDSPSIERELIRGLTLSGANVIRIGLCSSPMLYAATQITQADLGIIITASHNPSEYNGFKFFSNKKVFSDQETKEIISNPIKDSTRIGSLININIYSEYISILKSAVKNNTTQKLKIAWDCGNSPASGIIRYIEKILPGHTHIVTNNSIDGAFPLHDPDPIEEKNLAQLIDIVKEYECDLGIALDGDSDRVRLIDDKGNVVSNDHLFMIFAREVLEEYPESKVIANVKMSMKVHDFVSKLGGQVITCATGHSLVKKKMVEEEAKFAGELSGHFFFSELGFDDGLYSAVKAVDILLKKNQSLSQVIEDLPKLYITHEVKIVVKDEKKFQIIESIKKTLEKQNIVFSDLDGVKVSDNDNKGWWLLRASNTQNCITARCEGETLEGFELTKKVLFHYIDEARSLNCNYLQK
- a CDS encoding IS982 family transposase is translated as MNKNVTELFCFVDDFCKAINKNFAEKLLPNSKKPTRTPEITHSEILTIILLYQQSRCEDFKSFYTYYLKALYGSEFQNLPTYSRFIRLKPRVLWYLALLLQWLCEQSKMTGISYIDATSIAVCHPKRISRNKVFKGLAKLGKTTYGWFFGFKLHMVINEKGEIQGVTLTKGNVDDRKPVPKLTEKLTGLLFGDKGYIKKELFAKLFDRGLKLVTKVKKGMKNTLMLLEEKIFLRKRSIIETVFGYLKDRLELEHSRHRSPINFLVHVFSTLVSYSMKPKKPCISRFYYID
- a CDS encoding CvpA family protein — encoded protein: MLFDSIIIFIVVLCVIISVTRGFIKELCALMFLFLSIFLTANHYDFFTPNYSKYCDSKVTLNILSTISVFIILNIILMIINNWLMYVLSPIRLGFIDRVTGISLGVLKGILLSYVLFFAVYLYCYTVYDKEEYGKKEKYFEIKAEEILPNWIINSHSYQVLFVTAEEVIDMYVPESLILKIKEIGGEVVDQEKPKNNKEE
- a CDS encoding riboflavin synthase, whose product is MFKGIITDIGTITDTTTHPNSDQIFHIKTQNLSSINKGDSIACSGVCLTVVEIMSDIFIVQTSQETIKVSNLNTWKIGKKINLEQAMRLSDRIDGHLVQSHVDGIVKILTIEQNLDSHEIKLSCPQELIKFIAKKGSVTLDGVSLTVNSVINQEFTVNIIPYTWENTTLQYNKVNDYLNLEIDMITRYLDQLMQHKYN